The genomic interval GACCAGCGCAGCACACTGCGCCGCCGGATCGCGAACAGTACGACCAGCACGATCGCCCCGATGCTCGCCGGCCACGCGACCTCCACGCCCGACACGAATGCCGGTCCCATCAGCACACACACGCCCGCCGAGCCCCAGAACAGGACCTTGTCCTCCACCGGCGGCGTCGGCGGTACGGCGTACTTCCGGGTCAGGTCGCGGTGGAAGAGGACCGCGAGCACGAGGACCGTGATCAGGATCGACGCGATCGCCGGCCGCCAGCTCACCGCGATGAACGAGGCGTCCAATTGGCGGAACTGGTGCAGTGCGAGCAGATTCGTGAGATTGGACACCGGCAGCAGTAACGACGCCGTACCGGCCAGCCACACCGTGGTGAACGCGAACAGCTTCGGCGGGATGTCCAACTGGCGGGCCATCGACAGCACGACCGGCGTCAGCAGCACCGCACAGGTATCCAGTGACAGCACGATTGTGAGCCCGGTAGCGAGCGCGACGACCAGCAGCCAGAGCCGCCAGACCCGGCCGCGCGCAAGGTGAGCCGCCTCCCGCGCTGCGACGTCGAACACCTTGGCCTGGTCGGCCAGCTCGGCGATGACGGTCACTGCAATCAGGAAGACCAGCACCGGCGCGATGCGCTCTACCAAGATATTCACGACCTCCGAGGTGACTGTTTGAGTACGCTTGCCAGGTGCCGGACCAGTATGACCACGAGCTGCCGGACGGCTATCCGGCGGAGTACGAGGCCGATGTCGTCCTGCGGGACGGCGCGACCGCGCACCTCCGCCCGATCACGCCCGGCGATGCCGACCTGCTGGTCGCGTTCTACTCGCGGGTGTCCGAGCAGTCGAAGTACTACCGCTTCTTCGCCCCGTACCCACAGCTGTCCGATCGCGATGTGGCCAGGTTCACCCAGGTCGACTACCACGACCGCCTGGCGCTGATCGTCACCGTCGGTGACGAGATGATCGGCGTCGGCCGGTACGAGCGGACCGGACGGCACACGGCGGAGGTCGCGTTCCTGATCGAGGACGCGCACCAGGGCCGCGGGCTCGGGCAACTGTTCCTCGAGCACCTGGCCCAGGCGGCGCGCGAGAACGGCATCCACCGGTTCGTCGCCGAGGTGCTGCCGGACAACCGCAAGATGATCACGGTCTTCGCCGAGGCCGGGTACAAGGTCGCCCGGGAGTTCGAGGACGGCGTGATCGTGGTCGAGTTCGACATCGCGCCGACGGACACCTCGTTCGGCGTGATGCAGGCCCGCGAGCAGCGGTCCGAAGCGCTGTCGATCGCGCGCTTGCTGACCCCGTCCTCGGTGGCGGTGATCGGGGCGAGCCGGCGCGAGGGCACGATCGGCAACGCGCTCCTCCGCAATCTCCGCGACGGCGGCTTCCCGGGCCGGTTGTACGCCGTGAACACGGACACGAAAGCCGCTGAGATCGAGGGTGTCCCCGCCTACCCGACGATCCGTGAGGTCGATGACACCGTCGACCTGGCCGTGGTCGCGGTCAAGGCCGAGATGGTCGCGGACGTCGTGCTCGACTGCGCGGCGAAGGGCGTGCGCGGGCTCGTCGTGGTGTCGAGCGGGTTCGCCGAGATCGGGGACGAGGGGCGGAAACGCCAGCGGTACCTGGTCGGCCTGGCGCGCTCGTACGGCATGCGGGTGATCGGGCCGAACGCGCTCGGCCTGATCAACACCGCGGCGGGGGTCTCGTTGAACGCGACGCTGTCGCCGTTGATGCCGAGCAAGGGCCGGGTGGCGTTCTTCTGCCAGTCCGGCGCGCTCGGGGTGCCGATCCTGGCCGACATGGTCGGTCGTGGCCTCGGCCTGTCGAGCTTCGTCTCGGCCGGCAACCGGGCCGATGTGTCGGGCAACGACCTGATGCAGTTCTGGTACTCCGACGAGGCCACCGAGGTCGTCCTGCTGTACCTCGAGTCGCTCGGCAACCCGCGCAAGTTCAGCCGGGTCTCGCGGCGGCTGGCCGGGCGCAAGCCGGTGATCGCGCTGAAGTCGGGCCGGGCCACGCAGGGCGTCCCGGTCGGTCAGATGATCCGGCGCAGCAAGTTGCCGCCGGCAACCGTCGAGTCGTTGTTCCGGCAGAGCGGCCTGATCGGGGTGGACACCACCGGCGAGCTGTTCGACGTCGCCCAGCTGCTCGCGCACCAGCCGCTGCCGAAGGGCCGCCGGGTCGCGATCGTGTCGAACTCCGACGCACTGACGCTGCTCGCACTGGACATGATGGCGGGCTGCGGCCTGGACGTCGCCGGCGAGCCGCGGAACCTGAGTGCGGATGCGACTGCCTCCGACTTCGGCGAAGCCCTGTCCGAAGTGTTCGCCGACGACAAGGTGCACTCCGTCGTGGTGATCTACACGCCGCCGGTGCAGTCGAACGGCGCGGAGGTTGCGCAGGTGCTGGCTGCAGCGGCGGCGGGCTCGGACAAGCCCGTCGTGTCAACCTTCCTGGCTTCGCGCAGCGTGCCGGCCGAGCTACAGGTGCCGGACGAGGACGGCGGCGCCGCACGCGGATCGATCCCGTCGTTCCTCAACCCGCAGTACGCCGTCGGCGCGCTGGCCAAGGCGACGCAGTACGCCGAGTGGCGCCGGCGCTCGGACAGCCGGATCCCCGAGCTGCCGGACGTGGACACCGCCGGGGCAGAGGACT from Kribbella sp. NBC_00709 carries:
- a CDS encoding SLC13 family permease — encoded protein: MNILVERIAPVLVFLIAVTVIAELADQAKVFDVAAREAAHLARGRVWRLWLLVVALATGLTIVLSLDTCAVLLTPVVLSMARQLDIPPKLFAFTTVWLAGTASLLLPVSNLTNLLALHQFRQLDASFIAVSWRPAIASILITVLVLAVLFHRDLTRKYAVPPTPPVEDKVLFWGSAGVCVLMGPAFVSGVEVAWPASIGAIVLVVLFAIRRRSVLRWSLIPYKLVITVVVLFTVVAFLSDHGLEGVLRKIAGTTSELRLSATAAVGANLVDNLPAYLAMEPVASNSPHRMMALLIGVNCGCLLTLWGSLATLLWRARCDAARVDISWWSFLWRGLILTPLVVTGAVLALG
- a CDS encoding bifunctional acetate--CoA ligase family protein/GNAT family N-acetyltransferase, producing the protein MPDQYDHELPDGYPAEYEADVVLRDGATAHLRPITPGDADLLVAFYSRVSEQSKYYRFFAPYPQLSDRDVARFTQVDYHDRLALIVTVGDEMIGVGRYERTGRHTAEVAFLIEDAHQGRGLGQLFLEHLAQAARENGIHRFVAEVLPDNRKMITVFAEAGYKVAREFEDGVIVVEFDIAPTDTSFGVMQAREQRSEALSIARLLTPSSVAVIGASRREGTIGNALLRNLRDGGFPGRLYAVNTDTKAAEIEGVPAYPTIREVDDTVDLAVVAVKAEMVADVVLDCAAKGVRGLVVVSSGFAEIGDEGRKRQRYLVGLARSYGMRVIGPNALGLINTAAGVSLNATLSPLMPSKGRVAFFCQSGALGVPILADMVGRGLGLSSFVSAGNRADVSGNDLMQFWYSDEATEVVLLYLESLGNPRKFSRVSRRLAGRKPVIALKSGRATQGVPVGQMIRRSKLPPATVESLFRQSGLIGVDTTGELFDVAQLLAHQPLPKGRRVAIVSNSDALTLLALDMMAGCGLDVAGEPRNLSADATASDFGEALSEVFADDKVHSVVVIYTPPVQSNGAEVAQVLAAAAAGSDKPVVSTFLASRSVPAELQVPDEDGGAARGSIPSFLNPQYAVGALAKATQYAEWRRRSDSRIPELPDVDTAGAEDFVAEFLQRHPAGADLDDADRQRLLSFYGITVLPAFPVLSADEAVDRAADLGFEVILKATAEQWRMRPDLADIWRHIHDEEDMRAAWAEMTQTFGVASDPGRAQFVVQKMAPPGVPVVISTIEDVSFGPVVTFGLSGVATDLLGDRSYRMPPLTTRDAAEMVREVKASPLLYGYRGSDPVDISAIEDLLHRVSRLTLDLEEVVRLDLRSVLVSAQGACVLDTTVRIAPNEKPRQDTPARRLT